The following proteins come from a genomic window of Platichthys flesus chromosome 1, fPlaFle2.1, whole genome shotgun sequence:
- the txlng gene encoding LOW QUALITY PROTEIN: gamma-taxilin (The sequence of the model RefSeq protein was modified relative to this genomic sequence to represent the inferred CDS: substituted 1 base at 1 genomic stop codon), translating into METTAVCDIDVATRRIVGGSDSPTDLDSSCQEVVAAFDLGLCFAEEERGETPGREDSPSDLGEAELDPGGDPKSGEDKAFGKEVALLMQALNSLATPEEKLAALCKKYADLLEESRCMQKRLKAVQKKQSQIVKEKIHLQGEHSKAILARSKLESLCRELQRHNKTLKDENAQRSREYEEQRKEAMLHFQMTLSDIEVQMEQHSSHNTKLRQENMELAEKLKKLIEQYELREEVRCLKICXRCDLQQQLMDAKLQTITEMMKEVEEKQQRERDFLLKDATESRRKCDLMKEQETQLKQQLSLYMDKFEEFQSTLAKSNEVFTTFRQEMEKMTKKIKKLEKETTQWKNKWESNNQALLQMAEEKTLRDGHFKAMQGKLELLERLCRALQKERNDLNNRLSLLQEQGDEGTTAAPEDQRQEPLAEEQQEGEEGDGEEKDGEVGSTQGVRQETEGIHQGTRRPGLDSSPAATVKSTPPADTQY; encoded by the exons ATGGAGACAACAGCAGTGTGTGACATTGATGTGGCGACCAGGAGAATAGTGGGAGGCAGTGATTCTCCTACCGACCTGGACAGCTCTTGTCAG gAAGTGGTTGCAGCATTTGATTTGGGCTTGTGCTttgctgaggaggagagaggggaaactCCAGGCAGAGAGGATAGTCCCAGTGATCTTGGGGAGGCAGAGCTTGATCCTGGAGGAGACCCCAAGAGTGGAGAAGACAAGGCCTTTG GGAAGGAGGTCGCTCTGTTGATGCAGGCTCTGAATTCTCTGGCCACACCTGAAGAGAAACTGGCTGCTTTGTGCAAGAAATATGCCGACCTG cTTGAGGAGAGCCGCTGCATGCAGAAGCGACTGAAAGCCGTGCAGAAGAAGCAGTCTCAGATTGTGAAGGAGAAGATTCACCTGCAAGGGGAGCACAGCAAGGCCATCCTGGCCCGCAGCAAGCTGGAGAGCTTGTGcagggagctgcagagacacaacaaaaCTCTGAAG GATGAGAATGCTCAGCGGTCCAGGGAGTACGAGGAGCAGCGGAAGGAGGCCATGCTACACTTCCAGATGACCTTGAGTGACATTGAGGTGCAGATGGAGCAGCACAGCTCCCACAACACCAAGCTGAGGCAGGAGAACATGGAGCTGGCAGAGAAGCTGAAAAAGCTCATTGAGCAGTATGAGCTCAGAGAGGAGGTAAGATGTCTCAAAA TCTGTTAAAGATgtgatctgcagcagcagctgatggacGCCAAGCTTCAGACAATCACAGAGATGATGAAAGAAGTggaagagaagcagcagagagagagggacttt CTGCTGAAAGATGCCACAGAATCCAGACGCAAGTGTGACCTAATGAAGGAGCAGGAAACACAACTCAAACAACAG CTCTCCTTGTACATGGACAAGTTTGAGGAGTTTCAGAGTACTTTGGCTAAAAGCAATGAGGTCTTCACCACTTTTAGACAAGAGATGGAAAAG ATGACAAAGAAGATCAAGAAGTTGGAGAAGGAGACAACACAGTGGAAGAACAAATGGGAGAGTAACAACCAGGCCCTGCTGCAGATGGCTGAGGAG AAAACTCTGCGCGATGGCCACTTCAAGGCCATGCAGGggaagctggagctgctggagaggctATGCAGAGCGCTGCAGAAGGAGAGGAACGACCTGAACAATCGGCTcagcctcctgcaggagcaggGAGACGAAGGGACCACAGCAGCTCCTGAAGACCAGCGACAGGAGCCTTTagcagaagagcagcaggagggggaggaaggggatgGGGAGGAAAAGGATGGGGAAGTGGGCTCAACACAGGGCGTaagacaggagacagagggCATTCACCAAGGCACCAGACGACCTGGACTTGACTCCTCTCCGGCGGCTACTGTCAAAAGCAcccctcctgcagacacacagtacTGA